In a genomic window of Roseiflexus castenholzii DSM 13941:
- a CDS encoding ferredoxin:protochlorophyllide reductase (ATP-dependent) subunit B produces MRLALWMYQGTAHHGVGRIANSMRGVHAVFHAPQGDDYVNPIFTMLERTPDFPRMTTSIVSGRDLAQGTVRLPETLRQVDAQVQPDLIIVCASCSTILLQEDLERMAHSAGTRAETLVYDANPYRMQEVRSADGLFTLLTQRFARSQPPTAVPSVNILGPASLGFHNRSDLICLRRMLATLGVQVNVVAPLGASIRDLERLPAAWATIAPYRELGQNAARWLDEQFGVPALTDSPIGVQPTLRWLRRLVETLNDAGERLQRLTNPLRLPPLTAFSLDGMSAPSSVPWFARTADMESYSMKRAFVFGDATHTVGMVKFLRDELGMQIVGAGTYLEHEADWVRGELQDYLPADETGSIDTSFLVTEVFQDVARRIADLTPELVCGTQMERHACRKLDLPCMVIAPPTHIENHLLSYRPVLGFDGADVLADTVYTTATLGMEKHLIDMFGDAGLEYEEPRTERREAEFGNQKVETGEPGTGAPVIAHADSNGGVAGSSSTLAAQTVTASPRLVTPVWAPEAQAMLKKVPFFVRGRVQKNVERYAAQHGYATITAEILVEAKEALGG; encoded by the coding sequence ATGCGACTGGCTCTCTGGATGTATCAGGGCACTGCCCATCACGGTGTCGGACGGATCGCCAACAGTATGCGCGGGGTGCATGCGGTCTTTCATGCGCCGCAGGGCGACGACTACGTCAATCCGATCTTCACGATGCTGGAGCGCACCCCCGACTTTCCGCGCATGACGACCAGCATCGTCAGCGGGCGCGACCTGGCGCAGGGAACCGTGCGATTGCCCGAAACGCTCCGGCAGGTCGATGCGCAGGTGCAACCGGATCTGATTATCGTCTGCGCCAGTTGCTCGACCATCCTCTTGCAGGAGGACCTGGAGCGGATGGCGCATAGCGCCGGAACGCGCGCCGAGACGCTGGTGTACGATGCCAATCCCTATCGTATGCAGGAAGTTCGCTCCGCCGACGGGTTGTTCACTCTTCTGACACAACGCTTTGCCCGTTCTCAACCGCCGACGGCAGTCCCAAGCGTCAATATTCTCGGTCCGGCATCGCTCGGCTTCCACAATCGCAGCGATCTGATCTGCCTGCGGCGGATGCTGGCGACCCTCGGCGTGCAGGTGAATGTCGTCGCGCCCCTTGGCGCATCGATCCGCGACCTGGAGCGCCTTCCGGCAGCCTGGGCAACGATCGCGCCCTACCGCGAACTGGGACAAAACGCCGCGCGCTGGCTCGACGAGCAGTTTGGCGTTCCGGCGCTCACCGATTCGCCTATCGGCGTGCAACCGACCCTGCGCTGGCTACGGCGTCTGGTCGAGACCCTCAACGATGCCGGTGAGCGGTTGCAGCGCCTGACAAACCCGTTGCGCCTGCCGCCGTTGACTGCCTTCTCGCTCGATGGCATGAGTGCGCCGAGTTCGGTCCCCTGGTTTGCGCGCACTGCCGATATGGAAAGTTACAGCATGAAGCGCGCCTTCGTCTTTGGCGATGCCACTCATACCGTCGGTATGGTGAAGTTCCTGCGCGATGAACTGGGCATGCAGATCGTTGGGGCGGGGACCTATCTGGAGCACGAAGCGGACTGGGTGCGTGGGGAACTTCAGGACTACCTGCCCGCCGACGAGACCGGATCGATAGACACTTCGTTTCTGGTGACCGAGGTGTTTCAGGATGTCGCGCGGCGTATCGCCGATCTCACGCCCGAACTGGTCTGTGGCACCCAGATGGAACGCCACGCCTGCCGCAAACTCGACCTTCCGTGCATGGTCATTGCCCCGCCGACGCATATCGAAAATCATCTTCTGAGTTACCGACCGGTGCTTGGCTTTGATGGCGCCGATGTGCTGGCGGATACTGTCTACACCACGGCGACACTGGGCATGGAGAAACATCTGATCGACATGTTTGGTGATGCCGGGCTGGAGTACGAGGAACCGAGAACTGAGCGCCGAGAAGCGGAATTCGGGAACCAGAAGGTGGAAACTGGTGAACCAGGAACCGGAGCGCCGGTGATTGCCCACGCGGATTCGAACGGTGGCGTTGCCGGTTCGTCGAGCACTCTCGCTGCTCAGACGGTCACAGCATCACCCCGGCTCGTCACGCCGGTCTGGGCGCCGGAGGCGCAGGCGATGCTCAAGAAGGTGCCGTTTTTCGTGCGAGGACGGGTGCAGAAGAATGTCGAACGGTACGCAGCGCAACACGGGTATGCAACGATAACCGCCGAGATACTGGTGGAAGCGAAAGAGGCGCTTGGCGGTTGA
- a CDS encoding class I SAM-dependent methyltransferase, which translates to MTEVLPIRFDAIAGAYDQVRGHPPEVAEQIGRAIAALVGNNAHVLELGVGTGRIALPVATAGCRVVGIDISAEMLHTARAKEGGGALRLLQGDIERLPFADAVFDATLAVHVLHLARDWRGVLAEALRVLRPGGVFIQGRDWRDPQSCVGRLRSKLRETLMDLLPGSRPPGAGAAVGQALVKLGATVEPEMVAAAWVAPISPAQVLEEMESRSDAETWVLDDATLSAALERLRAWAASVYDDLNRTEMVERRFVLQAARFGAERP; encoded by the coding sequence GTGACCGAGGTTCTTCCCATTCGGTTCGATGCCATTGCCGGTGCGTATGATCAGGTGCGCGGTCATCCGCCGGAAGTCGCGGAGCAGATCGGCAGGGCGATTGCGGCGCTTGTGGGGAACAACGCTCATGTGCTGGAACTTGGCGTTGGCACCGGTCGCATCGCTCTGCCCGTTGCCACAGCCGGTTGCCGGGTTGTCGGGATCGATATTTCCGCCGAAATGCTACACACGGCTCGCGCAAAAGAAGGCGGCGGCGCGCTCCGGTTGTTGCAGGGCGATATCGAGCGTCTTCCGTTTGCCGATGCGGTGTTCGATGCAACGCTGGCTGTGCATGTGCTCCATCTGGCGCGCGATTGGCGCGGCGTGCTCGCCGAGGCGCTGCGGGTCCTCCGCCCTGGCGGGGTCTTTATTCAGGGGCGCGACTGGCGCGATCCGCAGAGTTGCGTCGGTCGCCTACGCAGCAAACTGCGGGAAACGTTGATGGACCTGTTGCCTGGCTCGCGTCCGCCGGGCGCGGGCGCCGCAGTCGGGCAGGCGCTGGTGAAACTTGGCGCAACGGTTGAACCTGAGATGGTGGCGGCTGCCTGGGTAGCGCCGATCAGCCCGGCACAGGTGCTTGAGGAGATGGAGTCACGCTCGGATGCCGAAACCTGGGTGCTCGATGATGCGACCCTGAGCGCGGCGCTCGAACGGCTGCGCGCATGGGCGGCGAGCGTCTACGACGATCTGAACCGGACCGAAATGGTCGAGCGACGGTTTGTGCTTCAGGCAGCGCGATTCGGCGCTGAACGCCCCTGA
- the odhB gene encoding 2-oxoglutarate dehydrogenase complex dihydrolipoyllysine-residue succinyltransferase — protein MAVEIKVPTLGESIVEATVGAWRKHEGDPITAGEVLVELETDKVTVEVTAEESGVLSHILKPDGAIVTMGEILGIIAETAETPVAAQSHDGASGTRVMATPVARRVAETQGVDIAAIPGSGPGGRVTKEDVLKRERAPRPAPMEHTPPPPAPTSAPPPVPAPVSGEGRREERIRMSRRRQTIAARLVEAQRTAAMLTTFNEIDMSAVIDLRKRHRDPFRERHGVGLGFMSFFTKAVIGALKAFPLLNAEIRGDEIIIKHYYDIGIAVSTDEGLVVPVLRDANRLSFAEIERGIEELARRARESKLTIADLQGGTFTITNGGIFGSLMSTPILNTPQVGILGMHKIQERPVALDGQVVIRPMMYVALSYDHRIIDGREAVSFLVRVKELVEDPERLLLEG, from the coding sequence ATGGCAGTCGAGATTAAGGTCCCAACACTGGGAGAGTCGATCGTCGAAGCCACGGTTGGGGCATGGCGCAAACACGAAGGCGACCCGATCACCGCCGGTGAGGTGCTGGTCGAACTCGAAACCGATAAAGTAACCGTTGAGGTGACCGCCGAAGAGTCTGGGGTTCTGAGCCACATTCTCAAACCTGATGGCGCGATTGTGACCATGGGCGAAATCCTGGGCATTATCGCTGAAACCGCTGAGACGCCGGTCGCGGCGCAGTCGCACGATGGCGCATCCGGAACCAGAGTGATGGCTACTCCGGTCGCGCGCCGGGTCGCCGAGACGCAGGGGGTGGACATTGCCGCCATCCCCGGCAGCGGTCCCGGCGGTCGGGTGACGAAAGAGGACGTGCTCAAACGCGAGAGGGCGCCCCGTCCTGCGCCGATGGAACACACCCCCCCGCCGCCCGCTCCGACATCGGCGCCTCCGCCTGTTCCTGCGCCGGTCTCCGGCGAAGGACGGCGTGAGGAGCGCATTCGGATGAGTCGCCGCCGCCAGACGATTGCCGCCCGTCTTGTTGAAGCGCAACGCACAGCGGCAATGCTGACGACATTCAACGAGATCGATATGAGCGCCGTCATCGACCTGCGCAAGCGCCATCGCGATCCGTTTCGCGAGCGTCATGGCGTCGGTCTCGGTTTCATGTCGTTCTTCACGAAAGCAGTCATCGGCGCGCTGAAAGCCTTCCCGTTGCTCAATGCCGAAATCCGTGGCGACGAGATCATCATCAAACACTATTACGACATCGGTATTGCCGTCAGCACCGACGAAGGGTTAGTCGTGCCGGTGTTGCGCGACGCCAATCGCCTCAGTTTTGCCGAGATCGAGCGCGGCATCGAAGAACTGGCGCGCCGCGCCCGCGAGTCAAAACTCACGATTGCCGATCTCCAGGGAGGCACCTTCACCATCACCAACGGCGGTATCTTCGGCTCACTCATGTCAACGCCAATCCTCAACACACCGCAGGTTGGCATCCTGGGCATGCACAAGATTCAGGAGCGCCCGGTAGCGCTTGATGGGCAGGTCGTCATTCGCCCGATGATGTATGTCGCGCTTTCCTACGATCACCGCATTATCGACGGGCGTGAGGCGGTATCATTTTTGGTGCGGGTGAAAGAACTGGTGGAAGACCCAGAGCGACTGTTGCTGGAGGGGTAA
- a CDS encoding 2-oxoglutarate dehydrogenase E1 component: protein MPADTLFHGPNAGYVIELYERYRANPESVDPATRTFFAHWSPEEIATVAVATPPPAALPMIDLQTAPDIDLSKAHIGPTSPIDVTHTVAAARLIRYIRELGHLAARIDPLGSDPPGDPGLDAAIHDVTDADLALLPAYIVRGPLAAESRNALDGVQKLREVYCGTIGYETDHVQVFEERAWIRDAVESRRFFYGFDDVRKRELLERLTEVETFERYLHQTFVGQKRFSIEGCDMLIPMIDSIIRNAAVGGVREVVIGMAHRGRLNVLAHILGKPYSAILSEFLTAGRDAALSPAGRGAAGWVGDVKYHLGAHRAFREAGIEQMPITLAPNPSHLEFVNPVVAGRARAVQEQCDQAGAPVQDKRASLPILIHGDAAFPGQGIVAETLNLANLAGYSTGGTIHIIVNNQIGFTTSPREGRSTLYASDLAKGFEIPIVHVNADDVEGCIAVARMAYAYRERFGKDFLIDLVGYRRWGHNEGDEPAFTQPTMYTIIARHPTVREQWASKLIAEGVISAEESNQMMTTVWDRLQQARSEAEAHPHFEEPPPSPPPGIARRTHTAVAAERLVALNEALLQWPPGFRAHPRLERMLERRRTALHMPGAIEWAHAEILAFASLLEEGIPIRLTGQDVERGTFSQRHLVLHDAQTDERWCPLQALPQARASFAVYNSPLSEAAALGFEFGYSAHNPQALVIWEAQFGDFANGAQVIIDQFIVSARKKWGQTPALVMLLPHGYEGQGPEHSSARLERFLQLAAEDNIRVANCTTAAQYFHLLRRQALLLNADPRPLIVMTPKSLLRHPRAASSLHDLSEGRFQRVIDDPQARERPADVARLVLCSGKIYVDLLSASDTPLTNGVAVVRLEELYSFPVDELRDVLAGYPNLQEVIWLQEEPENMGAWRYVAPRLRELIGPDLTLSYVGRPASASPSEGSLALHLIEQQRLIAEALRAPAVEQYH from the coding sequence ATGCCTGCCGATACACTGTTTCACGGACCAAACGCCGGATACGTGATCGAACTCTACGAACGCTACCGCGCCAACCCTGAGTCGGTCGACCCGGCGACGCGCACCTTCTTCGCGCACTGGTCGCCGGAGGAGATCGCAACGGTTGCCGTTGCCACACCTCCACCTGCGGCGCTTCCGATGATCGATCTCCAGACTGCGCCGGACATTGATCTCTCCAAAGCGCATATCGGTCCAACATCGCCGATCGATGTCACCCACACCGTCGCTGCCGCCCGTCTCATTCGCTACATTCGCGAGCTGGGGCATCTGGCGGCGCGGATCGACCCGCTCGGCAGCGATCCGCCCGGCGATCCGGGTCTTGATGCCGCCATCCACGACGTCACCGATGCCGACCTGGCGCTCCTGCCCGCCTATATCGTGCGCGGACCCCTGGCTGCCGAGTCGCGCAATGCACTCGACGGCGTGCAAAAACTGCGCGAGGTCTACTGCGGCACAATCGGCTACGAAACCGACCATGTGCAGGTCTTTGAGGAACGCGCCTGGATCCGCGACGCAGTCGAGAGCCGTCGATTCTTCTACGGCTTCGACGATGTTCGCAAACGTGAACTTCTCGAACGCCTGACCGAGGTTGAGACCTTCGAGCGTTATCTGCACCAGACCTTTGTCGGGCAGAAGCGGTTCTCAATCGAAGGATGCGACATGCTGATCCCAATGATCGACTCGATCATTCGCAATGCTGCGGTCGGCGGCGTGCGCGAAGTCGTCATCGGAATGGCGCATCGCGGGCGCCTGAATGTGCTGGCGCATATTCTGGGCAAGCCGTATAGTGCCATTCTGAGCGAATTTCTGACTGCCGGGCGCGACGCGGCGCTCTCACCGGCCGGACGCGGCGCTGCCGGGTGGGTTGGGGACGTCAAGTACCACCTCGGCGCACACCGCGCTTTCCGCGAAGCCGGGATCGAGCAGATGCCGATCACGCTGGCGCCCAACCCCAGTCACCTGGAGTTTGTCAATCCGGTTGTCGCCGGGCGCGCGCGCGCCGTGCAGGAACAGTGCGATCAAGCGGGTGCGCCGGTGCAGGATAAACGCGCTTCGCTCCCAATCCTCATCCACGGCGATGCGGCTTTTCCCGGTCAGGGGATCGTCGCCGAGACGCTGAACCTTGCCAACCTTGCCGGGTATAGCACCGGCGGAACTATCCACATTATCGTCAACAATCAGATCGGGTTCACCACCTCGCCGCGCGAAGGCCGTTCGACGCTCTACGCCAGCGATCTGGCGAAAGGGTTCGAGATTCCGATTGTCCACGTCAATGCCGATGATGTCGAGGGGTGCATCGCGGTGGCGCGCATGGCTTACGCCTACCGCGAGCGCTTCGGCAAGGACTTTCTGATCGATCTGGTCGGCTACCGGCGTTGGGGGCATAACGAAGGCGATGAACCTGCATTTACGCAACCAACGATGTACACGATTATCGCGCGACACCCGACGGTTCGTGAGCAGTGGGCGTCGAAACTGATCGCGGAAGGCGTGATATCCGCCGAAGAGTCGAACCAGATGATGACGACCGTCTGGGATCGGTTACAGCAGGCGCGCAGCGAAGCGGAAGCGCACCCGCACTTCGAGGAGCCGCCGCCATCGCCGCCTCCGGGCATCGCCCGACGCACGCATACCGCCGTTGCCGCCGAGCGACTGGTTGCGCTCAACGAGGCGCTCCTCCAGTGGCCCCCTGGCTTTCGGGCGCACCCGCGACTGGAACGCATGCTGGAACGGCGGCGCACGGCGCTGCATATGCCAGGCGCCATCGAGTGGGCGCACGCCGAGATTCTGGCATTCGCCTCGCTCCTGGAAGAGGGCATCCCCATCCGCCTGACCGGACAGGACGTTGAGCGCGGCACGTTTAGCCAGCGCCATCTGGTGCTGCACGATGCGCAGACTGATGAACGCTGGTGTCCCCTCCAGGCGCTGCCGCAGGCGCGTGCATCGTTTGCGGTCTACAATAGTCCGCTCTCCGAAGCGGCTGCACTCGGTTTCGAGTTCGGCTATTCGGCGCACAACCCGCAGGCGCTCGTCATCTGGGAGGCGCAATTCGGCGACTTCGCCAACGGCGCGCAGGTCATCATCGATCAGTTTATCGTGTCGGCGCGCAAGAAATGGGGACAAACGCCGGCGCTTGTCATGCTCCTCCCTCACGGTTACGAAGGGCAGGGTCCCGAACATTCGAGCGCGCGCCTCGAACGCTTTTTGCAACTTGCCGCCGAGGACAACATTCGGGTGGCGAACTGTACCACGGCAGCGCAGTATTTCCATCTGCTGCGCCGCCAGGCGCTCCTGTTGAACGCCGATCCGCGCCCATTGATTGTGATGACGCCCAAAAGCCTGCTGCGCCACCCACGCGCTGCGTCATCGCTGCACGATCTCAGCGAAGGGCGCTTCCAGCGGGTGATCGACGATCCACAGGCACGTGAGCGTCCGGCGGATGTTGCGCGCCTGGTGCTCTGTTCCGGGAAAATCTATGTCGATCTGCTGAGCGCCAGCGACACGCCGTTGACGAATGGCGTCGCAGTGGTGCGGCTGGAGGAATTGTATTCCTTCCCCGTCGATGAACTGCGCGACGTGCTGGCGGGCTACCCCAATCTTCAGGAGGTCATCTGGTTGCAGGAAGAGCCGGAGAACATGGGCGCCTGGCGCTATGTTGCGCCGCGTCTGCGCGAACTGATCGGACCCGACCTGACGCTCAGTTATGTCGGGCGACCGGCATCGGCGAGTCCATCGGAAGGATCGCTGGCGTTGCATCTGATCGAGCAGCAACGCCTGATCGCCGAGGCGCTGCGCGCGCCAGCAGTTGAACAGTATCACTGA
- a CDS encoding fatty acid desaturase family protein, with amino-acid sequence MSSVSNAEYIALKKLIKERGLLDKQPWFFIGVIALKVGMLVASIIILFLVDNLWIQALNAIFMGFVLAQIGFTSHSACHRQIFHKVGWNDVVGIFLGNLLLGLSAEWWTGKHNAHHAHPNHDGMDPDLDVPVVAFTPEQAESRRGIWRWMVKHQAFLFFPLLTLQGYALREVSYRFVLSPESRRRGIEIAMMALNLVWYPTLPILALGPVAGIGFILISQAFFGVYLGSVFAPNHKGMLIVDDNTQIDFLRLQVLTARNVSGHPITDFWYGGLNYQIEHHLFPSLPMHRLREASMIVKEFCAGHGISYHETSMIQSYREILGYLHEIGASLRAPKAVSSSV; translated from the coding sequence GTGTCTTCAGTCAGCAACGCAGAGTACATCGCACTCAAGAAACTCATCAAGGAACGCGGTCTGCTCGATAAGCAACCCTGGTTTTTCATTGGCGTCATTGCGCTCAAGGTCGGTATGCTCGTAGCCAGCATCATTATCCTGTTTTTGGTCGATAATCTCTGGATTCAGGCGTTGAACGCAATTTTCATGGGATTTGTCCTGGCACAGATCGGGTTTACGTCACATAGCGCCTGCCATCGGCAGATTTTTCACAAAGTCGGTTGGAACGATGTGGTTGGCATCTTTCTGGGCAACCTGCTGCTGGGATTGAGCGCCGAATGGTGGACCGGCAAGCACAATGCGCACCATGCGCATCCGAACCACGATGGAATGGACCCCGACCTGGACGTGCCGGTGGTGGCGTTCACGCCGGAGCAGGCGGAGTCGCGTCGCGGCATCTGGCGCTGGATGGTGAAGCATCAGGCGTTTCTTTTCTTTCCGCTGCTCACATTGCAGGGATACGCGCTGCGCGAGGTCAGTTATCGCTTTGTGCTGAGTCCTGAGTCGCGGCGGCGCGGCATCGAGATTGCGATGATGGCGCTCAACCTGGTCTGGTATCCGACGTTGCCGATTCTTGCGCTGGGACCGGTGGCAGGGATCGGGTTCATTCTGATCAGTCAGGCGTTCTTTGGCGTGTACCTGGGGTCGGTCTTTGCGCCCAATCACAAAGGGATGCTGATTGTCGATGACAATACGCAGATCGACTTTTTGCGCCTGCAAGTGCTGACGGCGCGCAATGTCAGCGGGCATCCGATTACCGACTTTTGGTACGGCGGTCTGAACTATCAGATCGAGCATCATTTGTTCCCGTCGCTGCCGATGCACCGGCTGCGCGAAGCGAGCATGATCGTCAAGGAGTTCTGCGCCGGGCACGGCATTTCGTACCACGAAACGTCGATGATCCAGTCGTACCGCGAAATCCTGGGCTATCTCCACGAAATCGGTGCGTCGCTGCGCGCGCCGAAAGCGGTTTCGTCATCGGTGTAG
- the bchN gene encoding ferredoxin:protochlorophyllide reductase (ATP-dependent) subunit N translates to MSATVIREDGAYHSFCGLTCVGWLYQKIKDSFFLVLGTHTCAHLLQNVLGVMVFARPRFGVALIEEADLSKQQPELNAIIDEIVADHHPSVIFLLSSCTPEVMKVEFDGLARAVSRPNLPVLFVPASGLDYTFSQAEDSVLQALLPFCPVAPADDRRVVFLGSVNDAIADDFHTEAARLGIPVAGFLPESHFRDLPPIGPGTVVAPLQPYLAKVAGRLARERGATVMTSLFPFGPDGTRAFWEDLAAAMGKAVDLSERERQAWERLEPHLEILRGKKVFFTADNLMELPLARFLRNAGCIILECSSPYINRKFHARELAALDGVRVVEQPNFDRQLRDIRALRPDLVISTLATTNPLVGHGVVAKWSTEFSFMPIQGWSGAATLAGMFTRPLKRHAQLDPLMDDPLWVAGLMPG, encoded by the coding sequence ATGTCAGCGACAGTCATTCGGGAAGACGGCGCATACCATAGTTTCTGTGGGTTGACGTGCGTGGGCTGGCTGTACCAGAAGATTAAGGATAGCTTCTTTCTGGTGCTCGGCACGCACACCTGCGCTCATCTGCTCCAGAACGTGCTCGGCGTCATGGTGTTCGCCCGTCCGCGCTTTGGCGTGGCGCTGATCGAGGAGGCGGATCTGTCGAAGCAGCAGCCGGAGTTGAACGCCATTATCGATGAGATCGTCGCCGATCACCATCCGTCGGTCATTTTCCTGCTCTCTTCCTGCACGCCGGAGGTGATGAAAGTTGAGTTCGACGGTCTGGCGCGCGCGGTCAGTCGCCCCAATCTGCCGGTGCTCTTCGTGCCTGCCAGCGGTCTCGATTATACCTTCAGCCAGGCGGAGGACTCGGTGTTGCAGGCGTTGCTCCCATTTTGTCCGGTCGCGCCTGCCGATGACCGGCGGGTGGTGTTCCTTGGCTCGGTCAACGACGCAATTGCCGATGATTTCCACACGGAAGCCGCGCGCCTCGGCATTCCGGTCGCCGGGTTTCTGCCCGAAAGCCATTTCCGCGACTTGCCGCCGATTGGTCCGGGCACGGTGGTCGCGCCGCTGCAACCATACCTGGCGAAGGTTGCCGGTCGTCTGGCGCGTGAACGCGGCGCGACGGTGATGACCTCGCTCTTCCCGTTCGGTCCCGACGGAACGCGCGCATTCTGGGAGGATCTCGCCGCTGCGATGGGCAAAGCGGTTGATCTGAGCGAGCGCGAGCGGCAAGCGTGGGAGCGCCTCGAGCCGCACCTCGAGATACTGCGCGGCAAGAAGGTGTTCTTCACAGCGGATAACCTGATGGAATTGCCGCTGGCGCGGTTTCTCAGGAACGCGGGATGCATCATTCTCGAATGTAGCAGCCCGTACATCAATCGTAAGTTCCATGCGCGTGAACTGGCGGCGCTCGACGGGGTGCGCGTCGTCGAGCAACCCAACTTCGACCGGCAGTTGCGCGACATCCGAGCGTTGCGTCCCGATCTGGTGATCAGCACCCTGGCGACAACCAACCCGCTCGTGGGGCATGGCGTGGTGGCGAAGTGGAGCACCGAGTTCAGTTTTATGCCGATCCAGGGCTGGAGCGGCGCTGCAACGCTCGCCGGCATGTTCACCCGACCGCTCAAACGCCATGCGCAACTCGACCCGCTTATGGACGATCCGCTGTGGGTGGCGGGGTTGATGCCGGGGTAA
- a CDS encoding BCD family MFS transporter, translating into MNLLRTIGRFLLGALKVLRLALPKLGVGWMFALLTSNFNRVSIVELGVMAVIVTTMIGLHHFLSPFQVVWGRIADNHPVFGLRRTPYLLLGATVASLVFLALPSVALAMGEGSVLAIVAGYALLIIFGISIAAMGDCHHALIAEVTNPKTRGGVIAVVWTFTIMSTIIAATVIKARMPAYTPESMQALYNLTPLVVIGATLLGVLGIERRLSRQELAVALERARAAAPPGNPLSAAFGLLRQNPQVRAFFGFVFLSIIGIFLQDSILEVFGAEVFHMTLKETTTFTQTWGGGVLGGMLIMGLLSAIFPIGKKLIALIGGVGTAFGLGLLAVCALTEQRALLNPAIMLMGVSTGLYNVGALSLMMDMTVEGATGLYMGMWGMAQAFGTATANILAGALHTVLIEAQALSQTLGYGVIFGLEAVLMIVGIALLSGVSVEAFRGLTRADITRAMEAGAVA; encoded by the coding sequence ATGAATCTGCTGCGCACAATCGGTCGGTTCTTGCTGGGCGCGCTGAAGGTGTTGCGTCTGGCGCTGCCAAAACTGGGCGTTGGCTGGATGTTTGCCCTGCTCACCAGCAACTTCAATCGCGTGTCGATCGTTGAACTGGGGGTTATGGCCGTCATCGTGACAACGATGATCGGCCTGCACCATTTCCTGTCGCCATTCCAGGTGGTCTGGGGGCGCATCGCCGACAATCATCCGGTCTTCGGGCTGCGCCGCACGCCGTACCTGCTCCTCGGCGCAACGGTTGCCAGCCTGGTGTTCCTGGCATTGCCATCGGTTGCACTGGCGATGGGTGAAGGGTCGGTGCTGGCGATTGTCGCCGGGTATGCGCTTCTCATTATCTTTGGCATCAGTATTGCAGCCATGGGCGACTGCCACCATGCGCTGATTGCCGAGGTGACCAACCCAAAGACGCGCGGCGGCGTGATTGCGGTGGTCTGGACATTCACCATCATGAGCACGATTATCGCTGCAACGGTCATCAAGGCGCGCATGCCAGCGTATACGCCTGAGTCGATGCAGGCGCTCTACAATCTGACGCCGCTGGTGGTGATCGGTGCGACGCTGCTCGGCGTGCTCGGTATCGAAAGGCGTCTGAGCCGCCAGGAACTGGCGGTCGCCCTCGAACGCGCACGCGCTGCTGCGCCTCCGGGCAACCCGCTGAGCGCAGCGTTCGGTCTGCTGCGCCAGAACCCGCAGGTGCGCGCGTTCTTCGGGTTTGTGTTCCTTTCGATCATCGGTATCTTCCTGCAAGACTCGATCCTGGAGGTCTTTGGCGCTGAGGTCTTCCACATGACCTTGAAGGAGACGACGACATTTACGCAAACGTGGGGCGGCGGTGTGCTCGGCGGTATGCTGATCATGGGTCTGCTCAGCGCCATCTTCCCGATCGGCAAGAAACTGATCGCGCTGATCGGCGGCGTCGGCACCGCCTTTGGTCTCGGATTGCTGGCGGTCTGTGCGCTTACCGAACAGCGCGCGTTGCTCAATCCGGCAATTATGCTGATGGGCGTCAGCACCGGGCTGTACAACGTCGGTGCGCTGTCGCTGATGATGGATATGACCGTCGAAGGCGCCACGGGTCTGTACATGGGCATGTGGGGCATGGCGCAGGCATTCGGCACGGCAACGGCGAATATTCTGGCAGGTGCGCTCCACACGGTGCTGATCGAGGCGCAGGCGCTTAGCCAGACGCTGGGGTATGGCGTGATCTTCGGTCTGGAAGCAGTGCTGATGATTGTCGGCATTGCGCTGCTGTCCGGCGTCAGCGTCGAAGCCTTCCGTGGTTTGACGCGCGCCGACATTACGCGCGCCATGGAAGCGGGCGCGGTCGCTTGA